The Hemiscyllium ocellatum isolate sHemOce1 chromosome 4, sHemOce1.pat.X.cur, whole genome shotgun sequence genomic interval TACAGTCTCTAATATTAACCCTTTTAGACCAAGTGTAACAGTCAGGTTCAACTGTCAAGAATCTTCAGTGGAGTCAAATTGACACTAGGCTGGTTGCAATCTTTTCTATTGAATATCTGAAACCTAATTAAGCCTTGTGTCCTGATTTATGGCTTTCTTTCTAATGGATGCATTTAAAGGAAAATGACTCTTAATTACAGTAATTTTGTGCACACACATTTTCTTCAGCTTCAGTGGATTCGTTAATTTAGGCACTTTCCCATTCTTTTGGGAAATTCTTGTGCCAGTAATTGTTTTTCAATGAGATATCAATGGCACAATAATCACTGTCACCTTGGCTTGGTGCCAATGATCACTGTGAGCAGTACCATGGGCAGGTGCGTCACTGTCACAGATAGAGTTTGTAAATTGTAGAATTGCACCTTTTTCTTAAAATGACCTGTTCTGTAGTGGCAGAAAATGTAGGAAGCAAGTATTTAATGCTTTGAGATAGCCTGAGGATTTCAAAGGTGCTAGTTCTTTATTCCTCAATTTAGTTTTCACAGTGGATAATCTATCATTGGAGGCAATTAGtgatttcctttattaacaattaaGAACATTCACAATACTTCATGCTGGTTAAAacaattgaatgttttcaagtgatcagattttttttctattcaaCCATGTGATGTGAATGGCGCAGGcaatgccagcatttgttgctcatctctAATATGTATTAATATTCAGGTAAGCATCTGCACTGATGGCTTGTACATTGATTGTCAGTTTGTTgcttcaaaaaaaaaccccaacatGCTTCTACATGCTTAATTTGCAGATTGTGAAAGAATACTCTTTCTTGGATTACATTATGGGTGGCTGTCAGATGAACTTCATTGTGAGTAAATTGTTCaagtatgtaaacagatgaatgTGAGCCCAAAATTGCTTCCTGTTTTGGGAATGAAAATGAGCAACTTAGGGGATTTTTTAAGCACTCAACCTATTTTTTTTTATTACTGAGTTAAAATTAACAAATTGAGTTTCTATACGTTAATGAGTTGACCTCATTTAATATTATTCCTTGGAGTTTATGCTCAAACATaattttctcatggctaatctctttccattttgttttctttttttacaCTTTGGTAGCAGCGCTGTAAAATGGGAATAAGAATAAACTGTTGTATAACATTAATGTGTGAGACTGTCATATCAATATAAATggattaattttattttattgttttacTCTCTGCTTTATTTTGCTCCATAGCATTTCCAAAACAAGAAAACTGACACTTTTTTTTCCTGTTGAGTAATGAATGATGGTGTTGGTCCTAGTTATTTTTCCACCCGTGGAATGATGGTGCTTAATCTCAGATGATGCGTAACCACTCAGATAACTGCAGCATTCACGTGTCCTGTCGTACTGCATTGTGTTATTATTTGCCAATATGTCACCAGTCCTTTCTTATGGGCATGCGTGCATACTTGTGTAATACATGTTGTTTTTAGTCTTGATAGCTATATATTCACTCTATTTTACTGTATTTGCTGGAGTACTGGAAAACTAATCTGTGTAAGTTTTTGTACAGCATCTGTTCTTGTTATGCTGCAAGCCAAATATGACTGAGTGATCCAACTGGTCTATGCCTCCCACCTCTCTAGAGTGCCACTGTTAAATGTATGAAGCAGttcctatagagtcatagagccatccagcatggaaacagaccctttagtccaaccaatccatgccgaacataatcccaactaAAGTAATCCCACCTGACTGCTCCTGGCCcgtacccctccaaacctttcctattcatgtacttatctaagtgtctttttaaaagttgtaactgtacctacatccatcacttcctcaggaaatgacatctctGAGACGAAGAATACACTGACATGGAGAAATGAGATCTCCACATACACTTTGAGATGTTTCTATGCAGTATCAGACCATTTTCAGACTGGACATCTGTATATTCTATCCTTCACCAAGACCACCCACCCTCTAATGTACACCGTATCGTTTTACAATGTTAGACGAAAACTGTCACATTTCATTATTTTACACTTGGAAAGATAATTTAAAAGTGTATACTTTTTAACATGCTAATTCTCTACCAGTGAGAATTCTGAGGTTGCTGTTTCCTTGTTTACTGGTTCTGAACAACTTGTCCCCTTTAGATAGGATCAGACTGAAGTTAATTTGAAATGAGTCATTTAAACTTTAGAGCCCACAAAATCCCTGGTGAGAGACTTATTTTGAGGTCAGTAGTGGCTGTAGTTCCCCTCATGAGTTAGTGCAAAGTGCAGGTCCAATTCCTTGACTTCCCAGAGGTGAGTTCCGTATTGGTTGCTTTAAATTATGGAAATAGTTCTTATTAAAATTATAGTACCAAATGGATTAGTATTTAATAATTGCATTGCTATTGAAAACAAATAACTAAAGATTGATCCAttaatggggaggcaatggcctactgATATTATCACTGCACTGTTAATATGGAAATGCAGGTAATgctcgaatcctgccatggcagatggtagaattggaatttaatagaaatctggaataaagagtctagtaatgaccatgaatctattgtcaattgttggaaaaaaccatctggttcactaatatcctttagggaaggaaactgctatccttacctggtctgacctacatatgactccagacccacagtaatgtgtttgactcataactgccctctgggcaattagggatgggcaaagaatgctggcctagctggcaatgtcttcatcccatgaatgaattaaaaaaaattaacatgccTGCCACTTCAGGGGGGAGcttgaaaataaaatgcaatacGGAGAATAAAACTAAGGAATTTCATTCTTAATAAAGCTGCCATGACATCTGTTTAACATCAATGAAGCTGTGTTAAGGATCTGTATTTTGTCTTATAATGATTTCTAGCAAATGTTTTCTTGTTGCTTAATTGCAGGTTGGCATTGATTTCACAGGCTCAAATGGAGACCCTCGAAAACCTGACTCTCTACATTATATTAGTCCTAATGGATTTAATGAATACCTGATGGCAATCTGGTCTGTTGGAATGATCATTCAAGACTACGATACGTAatacatcactatttattttatCAATCTGACTTCTTACCTTTTATTATGCATCCGCTATCCTGGTCTCCTTGCACAATGGCTACACCCTTGCCAGAGGGTGGATGAACTAGTTCGTTCACCAGGATGCCTCCATCATGACCTCTTTTTCAACCGAGTATTCCTCCCAACATGGTTGACAGGGCTGTCAGCTGTGTCctacccatctcccacacttttGCCCTCCACCCTTCCCCTCCATGACAAACAACATTAGGCTTCCCCTTGTCCTTttcaccccaccagtctctgtattcaaaaaataattttctgtgatttctgccatctccagcaTGATGCCACCATCAAACACACCTTCCTCTTCTCTTCACTGTCGGTATTTACCAAGGACTATTTCCTCCAATAACACCTTGGTCTACTTCACCATCAGTCTTACTATTTCCTCACTCCACCATGATATGTTGCGATGCATTTGCTAAagtgtaacacttgcccattgAATTCCTTTCTGCTCATTGTGCAGTATCCCAAACGggccttccaggtgaagcagtggaCAGTGAAACAGAATTAGCGTTATGAATTTggaatgacttcttcagaactcagaatAAAATTGTCAATCAGATTACTACAGTATCAAAAGGCTTTAAACATTTCACCCATCTTAACCTTGTCCATATAAAAAATGAGACGAAATACATCACAGAAAGAACAACTTGCTGTAACCCAAGGAAGATGTAAAACAAGCAAAACCAACAATTTGGTTCACTTGGTTAAAACAGAATCTCTGCGGTCACGCCTTCATTGGTATGAGGGTCTCAGTTAAGCATGTGTAATGAAGGCAACCCGTGGGGACATATGGGCCTTGAAACGTGAGGTCTAGAGGGCTAAACTCTTTATTGCAACTGTGGTGAAGTACTGGCCAAGTGAGGTTAGCCTTCTAACCTGTTCACCTGTCCCTGTCATTTTTGGATTGGTGTCAGGGAGTAGGGGGCTCCCTCTGAAGAGATCCCCTTTCAAAACCTGAGGTAGGTCTACCCAGTCTGTAATTTTCTCAACTCAAGCTATCTGCCTCTGTAGTGAAAATTCAAAcccaatcattaatatatatcataaAATCTTTTGGCTTACCAGATTTTCAAATGAAAGTCTTCCAAGATTGATCTATGTGATTAGATATCTAGAACTTATTTCCTCCTCGTCATTCGACATTTAACTGTAGTAATCTAATGCACATGTTTAAGTTCAGTTTTAGGATGGGAGATATCTGGcatggccagcacttattgtcctTCCCCAGTTGCACTTGGCAGGGAATAATTTGGAAGTGGAGCAAGATCACTTTCAGCATGACGATTGTTTCATATTTTCTCACCCATACACCTCTTGTTCTTTCTGTTTCTCTATTATATCTAATTCTATGTAATTTGAACAATCAGCTTAGTTTTTTGCAGTAGAAGCCTTCTGTACTAGCTGCGACTATTAGAAGGGGATTGGGACTGGTGTCAGCAATACCATTGGTGTGGGGATTTGAAAATTTAAAACTTTTCTTGAGGTCAGGAATGTTGAATGCAATCATCTGCTCTTGAAGGTGATGAGCCTGAAGGTGGGCTGGGCATTCAATGAGGTAAGAAGGTAGGGTGCTGTGCCAGAAACTGCTGCCTTCTCTGTCACCTCCACCCCACTGGCAATTAATGCCCTATAGTGACTAATTTAAGGGCCATCATCCACTGGCTCCAGGATCAGTCTAGCTGCTAATGCACCTGTTACCATATAATGTACACTGTGAAACTGTGCAGGCAACTTGTCATCTTGGTAGGGGTGTCTTTTAATCAAATACTTGTCTGAAGGCATTGGCATCAAAAGGTGGAGGGTGTATTGagagtccccccccccccccctccgtcCAACTAACTCCGCTGCCTTCCCTTCCTCCAGAATTCATTCGCCCCCATTTTTCCTTTTCTGCCAGTTCCTTAACTATGGCCTGGATCCTGGGACTTTGGAGGAGGACCTTGTCAACGTACAACAGCCATAGCTTCCTCAGTGGCACCGCTGAGCTCAAGAACTGCCAGCTtttgattggccagcagctcttgCTAGATGGGATGATGGTCCCAGGGTGAGGGGTAAGTTCCCCTGAATCCCCAGCAAGGCCGAATTGGCTTGTGGTTTGCCAGACTTTCTTATAAAGAAGCATTGTGTGTCTTTTGTCTCCTTGAGCTACAGTTTGAGACTCGAAATTCCTTGTCCAAATTCCATCCATTTTGTATGATGTCTAATGGATTGCCTGAAGAGATTTTAATGTTTACCCAAGTGGAATTCTGTGCTCGCTAGTTAGCACAATTGTGCGAACCAATACCTTGGCAAGTAAATGACAATCTGAGATGGGTGTTAGTAAACATATTGTGAGGTGTTCCGGTTACAAGTGGTTGTCATGTAAATAATGGAGATGGATTGTTTGACTTGCTTTTGCAGAatatttattgtatcctttgttGGTTATTTGCTGAGTTTACTTTTTTTGGCAGTTGTTTGATTattattgtttttgttttagagacAAATTGTTTCCAGCATTTGGATTTGGTGCACAGATACCCCCAAACTGGCAGGTAAATATGGAATAATTGAAGATGTTATAAATGGGATTTTATATTTTGTGTACAGTTTATGCTTTAGCTTTCTTCCCCTGCAGGTATCACATGAATTTCCACTTAATTTCAACCCTACCAATCCATTCTGTGCAGGTATGGTACTCCCTTTTTATCATTTTCTATAAGCCTATTTTAAAATTGTGGTCATGGAAAAACAAAATTTCATACTGAATTACTGTTTAACAGTGTTGTGTATGGTGGAGATATTTTGTAGCAGTGCAATTTGACAACATCTACCTCGTGGGAATGATCAAACATAATTAACTGAAAGATGTAAATACTGCAAAATCTTTAGAAGATCAACTGCATATACTCATGTTTTACATTATGTGAAAGGTTATATGATATTTTATTAATGAAAATAAGTTTTAATAGAATAATAATTCATTTAACTGTTTAGTGTATACAagttggaaagatttaaaatataCTTAAACTGAGAAGGGTTGATGTGATTCTATTTAATTTCTCATTATGCTAACCGATATAACATACTATGAAATGATAGTGATTATGCTGTTCTATTTGCTGTTTGTAAATTGTAAGCCCTGATGATAAGCGATCCAAAATCaggtcaaatactggcaaatagaaTTCTGTAGAAGACATAATTTTGTTAACTATCCACatatgttgctagacctgctgagtttcttcagtattttcaGTTAATATTACAAATGCTGGCTTATGTTTTTGGGGTAATTTATTTATCAGTGGTTGTTGAAAAATATTTAGGATGTAGTTTATCAGTGTATGTTTTGGAGGAGATTATGTGAAATTAATACTCTCAATGGAACCGCAGAATTGACATCCAGATTGAAAATGTTTGAGCTCTAGTTTTAAACCTTCATTATGGATCGGTAATATAGGCTTAATCAATGATGCCAATATTCTGTGGCTTAATAAAAAACATTGTGACTGCTACTATTAAGGTCACCAAAATTCATCCTTGTGTGAATGATGTTTCAGGTATCTGGGCTATTttcctttcactttttttttaatttcagtagGTGATAATTGATCTAAGTGTCCTTCAAATTTTGGAAAACTGGCTTTTAAAAATTTAAGTAATGATATGGAATAATTCCAATCCGACTAATTCTGCTTTATTTAAATTCCTTGTAAAAATCTATCTCTTCCCACATTTTGGTCACCAAGCCCAACATATCATATTTAGGGTACAATTTCCCCTCCCTAAGGTGATGAGAAGGACAAATGGTCAAGTTGCCTTAGAGAGTTACTACCTCCCCTCCCCATTGAAGCAATTAAGTCCTTTGGGGAAATTCTCAATGTACCTGCTATTGAGGCACTTCAGTGGTAAATCAAGGGATGATTAAGGGCATCAACTCTCCACTGACTTGATTCCCTGCCTTCCTGGCAATCAGGAAACGTTGCTGGTTTCTCTAATGGCAAACCAAGGCATCTTGTCTGCAAAGTAGGGGCAGGAGCTGTCTCCATTTCCTCCAATATCAAGCCAACAGTAGGAGGAAAAGGTTGTtcgttgaatttttttttacaaaagagACTAAATTGGTTGCACCCATTGGGTAGGTGAGTTAGGCTGTAAAGTTTGTTTGAATAACTTGATATataaatgcaggtagttgtttcTTTTCCCTAAAATTATTCCAAATCATTTTGTAAAGGTGACTTACATAAAAGCAGGAATCCATTTCATATGTGTTATTCTGCAAAACTAGTGACTGGAATGACTATAAGCGTTCTTTCTTTGATATGTCCTTATCACTGTGATTGTTAGGAGTGCAGGGAATAGTGGATGCCTACCGAAACTGTCTGCCTCAAGTCAAGCTCCATGGACCTACAAATTTCTCACCAATAATAAATCATGTGGCAAGGTTTGCTGCCGCAGCAGCACAGCAGGCAATAGCTTCCGTGAGTATTTTTAGATTTACACGTGGGACATATCCTTGGAGAGTGCCTTCAGAAAGAAATTAAAAGATATCACTACTGTGTTTTCTGTTGAATTTATGATGAGGTTTTGTTTTGAGAAGCTAACTCTTGCAAtaatgaaatgttttctttttaaaatattacattgaTTGCACCATACGAAGCATTACTAACATTATGCAGTGTCTGACAAATGTTGAAGAAACAAAATATTACTGTGTGctgtttttgaatattttaacCTGAGTAAAGAAAATGCTTTGTACATTGATATAATGATGATGATGTCATGTCATTACAAATGGAAAGATTAAAAATCTAGCATTTTTAATCTAGAGGCTGATGGAAGGGTTACAGGGTTAATTTCTTATGTGAAACTCTTCTTCACGAATAGGTAGTCTAACATTAACAGAGAACTGTGTACGGGAAAGACGCTTCCAGGTGAATTCTCCTCTGAAACAGGTTCCCTGAGGCTTGAATTATATCTCCCAATTTTGATCCATTTATTGAATTGGGAGCTATTGAATTTACATGAAAGACTCCTGACCATTATTAGGGAATGCTTTATTGCAAAGAAGGAACTTTTTGGCAGGGAAAAATCATAAGCTCTCTAAAAGTCAGAAACAAGGCACCTATTGAAGACCTTGTCCAAGAGTAAAGCACAGGGCAGGTATTAAGAGTAAACTGGAAAATAGAAGCTACTGAGAAGGAGCTCTTGTTGTTTCCAATGATGTATTgtcgttgaaaatgtgttgctggttaaagcacagcaggttaggcagcatccaaggaacaggaaattcgacgtttcgggccagagcccttcttcattcctgatgaagggctctgacccgaaacgtcgaatttcctgttccttgtatgctgcctaacctgctgtgctttaaccagcaacacattttcaactgtgatctccagcatctgcagacctcactttttactcaatgacGTATTGTCACCTATTGTCAGGCCCAGAAAGCAACAGTGGATGGAAAGGACGGAAATCTGTATAAAGTCAGTTCATTTGCGTTCTGTGGGTATGAAAGCAGCAACAGAGCTCCTGTGGGTGTTAAGGAACACCATCCCAGTCAGCATTACAAGGTGGTTTCTCCACCTGAATTTTCCAACCGTTATTGCAGCAGCGTCACCCGATTTTTGTTTGCGATTAGAGAAGAGAATCACCTTCCTTTGATTTCAGCTGTTTTGAAAACTCTtacaaattaattattttaaGATATTGGTCACCATAAATATTTATGCTATTCTCCTGCATGCCTTTAATATTTCTATCATTCCTTTATCCTCAAGCTAAAAATCTCAGCCACAATTTTAACTCCAATAGGGTTAACAGCAATAAGACGTACTGTAAACGCAACTTTAATGTCTAACACAAATTATATATGCATTAAATATTCATTTACCTGTTTGTTATAAAATTCAGTTGCAGCGTATTGAATTGCAAATCATGAATTGCCATTTTCTTTCCTTGAACAGCAATATTTCATCCTCCTGATCATCACAGATGGAGTAATTACAGATTTGGATGACACAAGACAAGCCATTGTTAATGCTGCCAAGTTGCCAATGTCCATCATCATTGTCGGTGTTGGTGGAGCAGATTTCAGTGCCATGGAATTTCTGGATGGTGATGAATGTGTTCTTAAATCACCCACTGGGGAAATAGCTATCCGAGATATAGTCCAGTTTGTGCCTTTTAGAAAGTTTCATAACGTAAGTTTTACTTAATTACAATGATAGCATCACTGTCTGAAGaatttatttcatgttttattgtAAAACTGACTTCATGTACAAATTTATGCAGAAAATCAGTTTACAATATGGGAATTATTAGCATCTGTCTCACCTACCTGTTCCAATTTAGCTAGCATATTTATTGTAGTAGCTTTTATTCTGCCCTATCCCATTGTTTGCTGCAGATTGCAGTTCAaaccaccaccaacaccacccccctaCCCCCGCCCCACAGCAATGCTCAAATTCTTCTAAACCAAGTATTTTTAGATAAATTTCTTGTGGGTGGAAAAATAATTCTAGAATTCATCATAATGAATTATACCTGAACTGAGTACATTGTTTTGAGATGTCCTTTTGTTACAGCCAAGTGCAACACCTGCaacaatgtgcatttatatggcaTCTTCAATATTGTATATAACACAGTAGTGTtagcaaacaaaatttgacacagcCATGTAAGGATGTATTGGTGCAGGAGagttgagggagggaattccaaagtttAGTTGGTTTTGACAGCGCAACTACTTATAGTAAACCAGATGTGGCAAGTGTCAAATAGGAGGGTTCTTGGGCTGGAAAAGATTTCAATGATAGGAAATGACAAGGTTTTGttaggatttgaaaacaaggttcAAAGTTGAGACATTGCTAGACTTGGAGCCAATTGAGATACAAGTAGGAGAATTTTACagtgggtgtaaggggagagAATACTCAAGAGATTAGATGATTGAAATCTCAAGATATAGATGATGGTATCAGCAGAATAATAATGTTAAAAAAACACTAGGAGAAGGAGTAAGTTCATTTGATCATTTGaatttgctttgccattcaataaggtcccaGGTGATCTGGTTTATGGTCTTAAATCCACTTCCTTTAGTGCACCCCAATAAACATTTAATCCCTTGCAGATCAAAAATCTGTCAAGTTtaatcttgaatatattcaaagttcCAGGCTCCCAAAGTAATAGAGAAAACAACGCCCAAGGTTAAAAatgctctgagagaagaaatgaggAGATGAGGTTGAAGGCAAATgatgttacagggatatggaTGGAAGGAGGCACTGTTGGTTCTGGGGAGGATATAGAGTCAGCAACTTGGTTCAGGGTCAGATAGGGCGCCAGTATTAACAGTTCTGTCTCAGGCTATAACTGCAGGAGCAGTGATGTCTGTGGCAGGCAAGATCAAAGCTAAAAGCTATGAATATAAAAGTCATAATTAATACGTGCAATAGGGAGTTTAGCACACACCACTTTACTAAGATGGCGCTAAGAATGTAGAACTTGAAATCGGACGAAGTTAAAGGAAACAGCTTAGATGTACTTGAGAGGGAACTTGGTAAACTGATGTTGCCCAAAAAGGACTCAATCCTTTTTCCTGGGTATTTTTCGCTTTTGTGACAAACAAAAGCAGGGAACCAAATCAGAATTTAATTAAGCAATCTTCTTAATTTTAACTTCTTTATAAAGTataataaattcacctgcacatccacacacatcatttactgcatctgctgcacccgatgtggcctcctctgtattggggagacaggccgcctacttgcagaaagtttcagagaacacctcttggacacccggaccaaccaacccaaccacccagtggctcaacacttcaattccccctcccactccaccaaggacttgcaggtccttggactcctccatcgccagaccatagcaacacaacggctggaggaagagcgcctcatcttccgcctaggaaccctccacccacaagggatgaactcagatttctccagtttccttattttccccccctacccccaccttgtctcagtcaaatccctcgaactcaacaccgccttcctaacctgcattcttcttcctgacctctccgcccccacccccactccagcctatcaccctcaccttgacctccttccacctatcgcatttccaaacgccccctcccccaaatccctcctccctaccttttatcttagcctgctggacacgctttcctctttctgaagaagggctcatgcccgaaacgtcgattctcctgctccttggatgctgcctgacctgctgcgcttttccagcaacaaattttcagttaTTAAGTATAATACTCAATATAAAACATACATCATTGCAATATTTATGTCTTACTTCATCTATCTTAACTTCAGTTTTAACTCACTTCATTTAACTTCATTTCATTCACCTTTGAGTTAAAACTAACTTTGAGTTAAAGTTTGAATCATATACTACCCTGATTTGAGTCAAGTGGCT includes:
- the LOC132815013 gene encoding copine-3-like isoform X2, whose translation is MPAFRLLFACKEKRFRIDQRRAVLIVGVGRPQWPIYAVTCYDYDNDGSHDLIGTFETNMEVLQTASQSSPAEFECINPKKKQKKRRYKNSGIVSFKLCQIVKEYSFLDYIMGGCQMNFIVGIDFTGSNGDPRKPDSLHYISPNGFNEYLMAIWSVGMIIQDYDTDKLFPAFGFGAQIPPNWQVSHEFPLNFNPTNPFCAGVQGIVDAYRNCLPQVKLHGPTNFSPIINHVARFAAAAAQQAIASQYFILLIITDGVITDLDDTRQAIVNAAKLPMSIIIVGVGGADFSAMEFLDGDECVLKSPTGEIAIRDIVQFVPFRKFHNATKEALAQSVLAELPQQVVCYFNTRKLRPPNEPNP